GCTCCGAGATGCGCCTCGGCGCCGTCGAGATCGGGGGCGAACACCGTCGGGATGCGGTGGGGTCCGGCGACACCATCGAGCCGGTCGAGCCGGGTGGACAGGGGAGCGTCGAGCAGGTCGTCGCCGTCGAGGTGGAGACAGTCGAAGAAGTAGGGGTGCAGCAGCAGGTCGCGTTCGCTGCGGGCCCCGAACCGGCTCATCGTCTCCTGGAACGGGCGGGGCCGGCCCGCGTCGGTGAGGGCGAGGGTCTCGCCGTCGAGGACGACGCTGCGGCACGGCAGGTTCCGCACGAGCTCGACGAGTTCCGGGACGGAGGAGGTGATGTCGCGCAGGGTGCGGGTGAACACCCACACGTCCTCGTCGCGGCGGTGGACCTGGATGCGGGCGCCGTCGAGTTTGTACTCGACGCTCACCGCGCCGTCGAATTCGGTGAGCGCGGCGTCGAGCGAGTCGGCGGGGGAGGCGAGCATCGGCCGCACGGGCCGGCCCAGTTCGAGACGGAAGGCGGCCAGCGCGTCCACGCCACCGGTGAACGCCGCGGCGGCGGCCTGCGCGAGCCGGCCGGAGAGCATCACCGCCCGCCGCACCGGTTCCACCGGTAGGCCGGCGGCGGCCGCGACCGCATCGGTCATCACGCCTTCGAGGGCGCCCTGACGCAGCTCGCCGCCGAGCAGGGCGACGAGGAACCGTTGCTCGTCGCCGGTCGCGGCGGCGAACAGGTCACCGAGCAGGCTGCGGCGCGCCGCGGTGGATCCGGCCCCGGACACGCCGGCGAGCCGGTCGAGGGCGGAGGAGAGGTCGTCGACGGTGAGAGAGGGGCGCGGCGCGGGCGCGACGTCCAGGCCGGCGAGGGTGCGGTAGCCGACGCCGATGCGTCCCTGCGTCATCTCACCCGACAGCCACGCGACCACCGGTTCCACCTCGTGGGGTGCGGCCCGTTCGAGCAGGGCGCGCAGCTCGGTGATCTTCGCCTTCCGCGAGCGTGTGGACGCGACGGAGCGGGACGTCTCGACGACGGTGTGCAGCAGCATCTCTCGGGGTCCGGGGCGGGGTCAGTAGCCCGCGCTCGGGTCGATCACCGGTGACGGGGCGAGTCCGGACGCGAAGCGGGTGACGTTCTCGGTGACGTGCTCGAGATAGGCGGGTATCCGCAGCGGTGCCGGATTTGAATCATGGGGTGTGACAACCGCGTTCGGGATCGTCCAGAGGGGATGCCCGTCGGGCAGGGGTTCGGGGTCGGTGACGTCGAGGGCTGCCCCCGCGATCGCGCCCGACCGGAGCGCGGCGACGAGGGCGTCGGTGTCGACGAGATCCCCACGCGCGACGTTGATCACCCACGCTGTGGGTTTCATCGCCGCGAGTTCCGCGGCACCGACGAGCCGTTCGACGTCCGTGGTGGCGATGGCGGAGATGACGAAATGATCTGCCAGCGGCCAGATCTCGTCGATGCGCTCGACCGGGAAGGTCTCGACCGCGCCGGGCACGGGCCGTCCGCTGCGGGTCACGGCGAGGGTGTGCGCGCCGAGGGTCGCCAGCATGGGGACCAGGGCGCGGCCCACTCCGCCGGCGCCGATGATGCCGACGGTCGCGCCGCGCAGGGTGCCGACGGACGGTGCGAGGGTCT
This region of Rhodococcus sp. Z13 genomic DNA includes:
- a CDS encoding ATP-dependent DNA ligase, giving the protein MLLHTVVETSRSVASTRSRKAKITELRALLERAAPHEVEPVVAWLSGEMTQGRIGVGYRTLAGLDVAPAPRPSLTVDDLSSALDRLAGVSGAGSTAARRSLLGDLFAAATGDEQRFLVALLGGELRQGALEGVMTDAVAAAAGLPVEPVRRAVMLSGRLAQAAAAAFTGGVDALAAFRLELGRPVRPMLASPADSLDAALTEFDGAVSVEYKLDGARIQVHRRDEDVWVFTRTLRDITSSVPELVELVRNLPCRSVVLDGETLALTDAGRPRPFQETMSRFGARSERDLLLHPYFFDCLHLDGDDLLDAPLSTRLDRLDGVAGPHRIPTVFAPDLDGAEAHLGAALGSGHEGVMVKSLASTYTAGRRGRAWQKVKPEHTLDLVVLGAEWGYGRRTGYLSNLRLGARDPDGGPPIMVGKTFKGLTDAVLRWQTEEFPRHESHRDAQTVYLRPEIVVEIELDGVQVSPRYPGGVALRFARVLRYRPDKSAAEADTIDAVRALLPAGDGLPWKG
- a CDS encoding D-isomer specific 2-hydroxyacid dehydrogenase family protein, which encodes MTSERAPRIAVGPARDARFEQAVVGGGGVPCGFEDAPDALIWTTGPDGFPETLPPSVRWVQLPSAGVEYWLSQGIVRDHPHVTWTSAAGAYSATVAEHALMLLLAGVRALPAHLAATSWAPETLAPSVGTLRGATVGIIGAGGVGRALVPMLATLGAHTLAVTRSGRPVPGAVETFPVERIDEIWPLADHFVISAIATTDVERLVGAAELAAMKPTAWVINVARGDLVDTDALVAALRSGAIAGAALDVTDPEPLPDGHPLWTIPNAVVTPHDSNPAPLRIPAYLEHVTENVTRFASGLAPSPVIDPSAGY